The DNA window AATCAAGCAATATTTATCGGGTGAGATTACTTTAAATACAGCACAAGAATTAACAGTTTTGCATACAAGACAATTTGCCAAACGCCAGCGTACTTGGTTTAGAGCATATCCGCAAATTAAGTGGTTTAATGCAGATGATGTTGATTTGATAGAGAAAGTTTGGCTGCATGTGAATGAGTTTGTGAATTAAAAAGCTTATACCAGTAAATTGCCTACAACTGCTACACTATAAAGTAATAAACAGATAACAACAGATGGTTTCTGGCGTTGGTATTACTGACACTATTAAAAGCTTGAGTGATTTACAAACTCGTTGTAATTTAACTCAAGCTGATAGCGATCGCTTTTTCTTGGAATGGTTTGAAGAATTAACCGAACTCAATCCCCAAGAACAGGCGGGTATTACTCGGATTAAGCAACGCTACGATTATCACCGGGTTGATGGGTTACTTTTAGAAGGTACGATTAATCTTTTAGTAGTTTCACCTTTACTAGAACTTGCAGGATTTCTCGATCCTCCATACCGAATTCGTTCACCTTATGGAGTCGCATTAGAACTTGAAGATCCTGAAGAAACAATTCGCGGCTTTATTGATACCCTAACTGTACAAGATAGGCTTTGGATTTTGGTTGTGGAGTCGAAACGAACTAGCATTCCTGTACCCGCAGCATTACCACAGTTATTAGCTTATATGCTGACTAACTCTGAAAGCAATAAACCTGTGTTTGGAATGGCGACAAACGGTGATGAGTTTGTATTTCTTAAGCTCACTTTCAATGAAAATCCCCAGTATGATGTATCACGAACATTTTCTTTATTTCCTAGAAGACATGAGTTAGCTGAAGTTTTGCAGATTATGAAGCGATTGGGACAAGTAGTGCTGAGTTGAATGTTAATTAACAGTCAATTTTTGCTTAGATATACCTGTTGTCTCAGCTTCCGGTAAAGCTGGACGGACACACAAATAAATTAACGGGCCAAATAACGGAACCAAACTGATTAACCAAAATATTTGATGATTTTTCCAACCCCGACGCGCCATATCATCTCCTAGCAACACCGGGAATAATAAACTCAGCAAGCAAAAATCTAAACTCATCACATGGATAAAGCGGTTAGTTTGCCACTGTTGGATAAAATCTTGCCAGTCTCCACCTTGCACACCATAAGCAACTAATATGCCTGCAATTACGGTGAGTATAATCCCAGTCAGGCGAGCATCTACCAGCTTGATGAAAATATTTTTTTTGCCAACAAATTCTTGATTTGGCTCTCGGAGAAATAAATAAGGTAACAAAGCAAAAGCACCTACACCAAAAGATGCAGTCGCAAATGGCCAAGCTGGGATTTTTTGATTTCTACCATCAATAAATGCTAATGCACTGTAGGCAAGAGGCCAAATCCCCATCAGATTAAACAAGGAAATCACTAGAGGGTTGATTCCTTGCCATTGACCAAGAGAAAGTTTCTTGATTAACTCGAATGTATCAGGTTGATCAGGGGGTGCTAGGAAAAAAGCATAAACCACAAATCCCACCCACAGGGAAAACAGAGATACTTTCCTCAACATAAACTTAAAAATAAATTTATTTTAACGTTTTATGGTTCTTAAGAGTTTTGCTGCTTTATTGACCAGCCGTTTACGCTTGTAATGGAAGTAGGAAGACTCTTGAATTTTAACAATAATTGTTTCCAGATAATTACATGCAGTCTGGACATCTCCCTGGTGAGAGAGAATTTCCGCCAAGATGATATAGGCTTGTGGATGATTCCAATTTTGAATGTGGTTTTCTAGATGCTGTTTAGCGGCTTCAAATTCTTGTAAAGCAAACAATGTTTCGCCATACATTAAAGAAGCATCACCATATTTATAATCTGGGTCTATTTTTAATAGAGTGTGTAAATAAGACTTGGCAGAGGTGAATTTTTTATTTTTAATATCAATAAATGCTTCATGCCAAAGGGTTTGGAGATTGTCATCTTCGTTGTTAAAATCAGGCTGATTTAAGGCTGTGGGTTGATCAAAGCCTTCCACGTCATCTGAGAGATGATGACTGAAATTAACATACTGAGCAGCTTTTTTGATACTTTTTACTTTTAGTTTT is part of the Aulosira sp. FACHB-615 genome and encodes:
- a CDS encoding type I restriction endonuclease subunit R; translation: MVSGVGITDTIKSLSDLQTRCNLTQADSDRFFLEWFEELTELNPQEQAGITRIKQRYDYHRVDGLLLEGTINLLVVSPLLELAGFLDPPYRIRSPYGVALELEDPEETIRGFIDTLTVQDRLWILVVESKRTSIPVPAALPQLLAYMLTNSESNKPVFGMATNGDEFVFLKLTFNENPQYDVSRTFSLFPRRHELAEVLQIMKRLGQVVLS
- a CDS encoding tetratricopeptide repeat protein, with protein sequence MIKVVGLLLMTGFWLFMLYDCIRNEPDKRLWLWVLIIVNFFGAIAYCFQRWIPRGHIPVQKHWRNLTSSHKRRKAKLKVKSIKKAAQYVNFSHHLSDDVEGFDQPTALNQPDFNNEDDNLQTLWHEAFIDIKNKKFTSAKSYLHTLLKIDPDYKYGDASLMYGETLFALQEFEAAKQHLENHIQNWNHPQAYIILAEILSHQGDVQTACNYLETIIVKIQESSYFHYKRKRLVNKAAKLLRTIKR
- a CDS encoding DUF2834 domain-containing protein, encoding MLRKVSLFSLWVGFVVYAFFLAPPDQPDTFELIKKLSLGQWQGINPLVISLFNLMGIWPLAYSALAFIDGRNQKIPAWPFATASFGVGAFALLPYLFLREPNQEFVGKKNIFIKLVDARLTGIILTVIAGILVAYGVQGGDWQDFIQQWQTNRFIHVMSLDFCLLSLLFPVLLGDDMARRGWKNHQIFWLISLVPLFGPLIYLCVRPALPEAETTGISKQKLTVN